One Shewanella sp. MR-4 DNA window includes the following coding sequences:
- a CDS encoding DUF3142 domain-containing protein: MDLRSRYSTLFHAKRFHSSRSHYRRFQSKHFEHKHSKSLQARHRTLSLLLRLSQLLALSFGLVFLSACQPANQDTSSIKTATTAPRELTQEVYVWQRQWRNANQSALVESQSAFNGVRILALQAHPKPNGADIWFEVQVNHAWLQADPRPKVAVIRLDGQLARLNNREVVQKILALIQDWQAKGTNLAGIEIDHDSASSKLAAYNAFLRELKSQLPHTLKLSITSLPAWLSSPEFPPLFDNIDELVLQIHSVSDPRLGLFDATQGWQWVEQLSRLAKVPYLIALPSYGSAVYSTASGYRVESEVPMRMPLADTASSQHLARQELMADPQELQSFVKKLHTFADPRLKGMIWFRLPLEGDKRVWPLSTLIAVAQQQPLAPHIELEILSQANSESAQHEAPGSSLFQLVLVNKGNLAGKLPSQLSLAAQACSGYDAQNGYQAKLTQGTLVWQLPQATSTERAAAPASSQFAPNLISAVELSPNGRRVIGWARCESLHLQGIYAP; the protein is encoded by the coding sequence ATGGATTTACGCAGTCGTTATTCCACTCTTTTTCACGCTAAGCGCTTTCACTCTAGTCGCTCTCACTATAGGCGCTTTCAGTCCAAGCACTTTGAGCACAAGCACTCAAAATCCTTGCAAGCGAGACATCGCACCCTTTCACTTTTGCTCAGGTTATCCCAGCTGCTGGCGTTATCCTTTGGCTTAGTTTTCCTTAGTGCCTGTCAGCCTGCGAATCAAGATACATCAAGCATCAAAACAGCCACCACCGCCCCGCGTGAATTAACCCAAGAGGTATATGTGTGGCAGCGGCAATGGCGCAATGCCAATCAAAGCGCCTTGGTCGAAAGTCAAAGCGCGTTTAATGGCGTGCGCATTCTGGCATTGCAAGCCCACCCTAAACCCAATGGCGCGGATATCTGGTTTGAAGTGCAGGTCAACCATGCTTGGTTACAGGCCGATCCTCGCCCTAAAGTGGCGGTGATAAGATTAGATGGGCAACTGGCGCGCCTAAATAATCGCGAAGTGGTCCAAAAAATCCTCGCACTAATTCAAGACTGGCAGGCAAAGGGCACCAATCTTGCGGGAATTGAAATCGACCACGATAGCGCCAGCAGTAAACTCGCGGCCTATAACGCTTTTTTACGCGAGTTAAAAAGCCAATTACCTCACACGCTTAAACTCAGCATTACCTCATTGCCCGCTTGGCTCAGCAGCCCAGAGTTTCCGCCGTTGTTTGACAATATCGATGAGCTGGTACTGCAAATTCACAGTGTCAGCGATCCGCGTTTAGGGCTGTTCGACGCCACACAAGGCTGGCAATGGGTCGAGCAGTTATCACGCTTAGCTAAGGTACCCTATTTGATTGCCCTGCCATCCTACGGCTCGGCGGTCTATAGCACGGCATCGGGTTATCGAGTGGAGAGTGAAGTGCCGATGCGAATGCCATTGGCAGATACCGCATCTTCGCAGCATCTTGCGCGCCAAGAGCTGATGGCCGATCCACAGGAGTTGCAGTCCTTCGTTAAAAAACTGCACACCTTTGCCGACCCAAGGCTTAAGGGAATGATTTGGTTTCGATTACCCCTCGAAGGGGATAAACGGGTTTGGCCACTCTCGACCCTGATTGCGGTCGCCCAGCAGCAACCACTCGCACCACACATTGAGCTAGAAATCTTAAGCCAAGCCAATAGCGAGTCAGCCCAACATGAGGCGCCGGGAAGCAGTTTATTTCAACTGGTATTAGTCAATAAGGGCAATCTTGCAGGCAAGTTACCGAGCCAGTTGTCCCTAGCGGCGCAGGCGTGCAGCGGGTATGATGCGCAAAACGGTTATCAAGCCAAATTAACCCAAGGAACATTAGTGTGGCAGTTACCGCAAGCCACCTCAACGGAGCGCGCAGCCGCACCAGCCTCCTCGCAGTTTGCGCCGAATTTAATCTCAGCGGTCGAGCTAAGCCCAAACGGACGCAGAGTCATAGGCTGGGCACGTTGTGAGTCATTACATTTACAGGGAATTTATGCGCCATAA
- a CDS encoding tetratricopeptide repeat protein — protein sequence MRHKPHSLPANPLPRWKTKFKQTSLIGLSLFSPALLACGPDFPLQLTQDRQYNLSYLPQTSFSQQINGLAKPLAWQFQDEPAAQEYLWDEVHSRYLSQTRAYENSELSEAQLALVNSLRDAQSLAEAEQIAAQLKESLAPALTWYSLGAMAFDAKEYDKASDYFKKVIALPETERAGRSLWALYSLSRIELIKSKTASDNSHFVQANAYLQQLQTEVTQGAADPLRLSLAGLGEQAYVLLHQGQAQIQVARGEYEPPKIDVALNPATLDKIIELYATQSAEGDSSGYDSLLMLSRTLMAKDITEIKPLLQQPSVQQLLIAYWQSSANDLAFDGQLTEMGQQVAKTLTVFPTDGLMLSQGDKLAAIYYQLGDYASAERLIALAKPSGLTWWLTAKLMMQKGDQAQAAKAYAEAVRHFPTDMNATAATGSQQDAQQQAIEADAEQATYCRIRAEQGVLSLERGEYVDALSQLFASGDEYWQDIAYVAERVLTTAELKLFIDEHVPVMNFEYPKDSDWYDSVEPLNNRLRYLLGRRLLREGATAEAPAYFSNPTLNANVQEYGKALTTAKSSKGIESARAYWSAAELARHQGMEILGFELAPDYSIYAGMFDPRDWYAADKLSHKEQQRISASQAIPDKRFHYRYQAAELASKAADLVPHNSQAYAALLCQATGWVLYRDDELAQRYYKKYVANGPFVPWAENFGTQCETPDFDRAAEREKANQIAQWNAIYHKLKKPVAVSFAIIAALLGAYAWRRRKRKQ from the coding sequence ATGCGCCATAAGCCACATTCATTGCCAGCGAATCCTCTCCCTCGCTGGAAAACCAAATTCAAACAAACCAGCCTGATTGGCTTAAGTCTCTTCTCCCCTGCGCTATTAGCCTGCGGCCCAGACTTTCCGCTGCAATTAACCCAAGACAGGCAATACAACTTAAGCTATTTACCGCAAACCAGCTTTAGCCAGCAAATCAATGGGCTTGCTAAGCCGTTAGCCTGGCAATTTCAAGATGAGCCAGCGGCGCAGGAATACCTCTGGGATGAGGTGCATAGTCGCTATCTTTCGCAGACTCGCGCTTATGAAAACAGCGAGTTATCCGAGGCGCAGCTCGCGCTAGTCAATAGTCTGCGTGATGCGCAAAGCTTGGCAGAAGCCGAGCAAATCGCCGCGCAGTTAAAAGAGAGCTTAGCGCCTGCCTTAACCTGGTACAGCCTTGGCGCTATGGCGTTTGATGCCAAAGAGTACGATAAAGCCAGCGACTACTTTAAAAAAGTCATCGCCCTACCTGAGACTGAACGCGCGGGTCGCAGCCTGTGGGCGCTGTATAGCTTGTCTCGTATCGAGCTGATTAAGAGCAAAACCGCTAGCGATAATAGTCACTTTGTCCAAGCTAATGCTTACTTGCAGCAGCTGCAAACTGAGGTAACCCAAGGCGCCGCCGATCCGCTGCGCTTGAGCTTAGCCGGCCTTGGCGAGCAGGCTTATGTTCTGCTGCACCAAGGTCAAGCTCAAATCCAAGTGGCTCGTGGGGAATATGAACCGCCGAAAATTGATGTGGCCTTAAATCCCGCGACGCTGGATAAGATTATCGAGCTGTATGCCACTCAATCGGCCGAGGGCGACAGCAGCGGTTATGATTCGCTGCTCATGTTAAGTCGCACCTTAATGGCGAAAGATATCACTGAGATTAAGCCCTTATTGCAGCAACCAAGTGTGCAGCAGTTGCTTATCGCCTACTGGCAGAGCAGCGCCAATGACTTAGCCTTTGATGGACAGCTTACAGAAATGGGTCAACAGGTCGCTAAAACGCTGACCGTCTTCCCAACCGACGGCCTCATGCTGAGCCAAGGCGATAAGTTAGCCGCGATTTATTATCAGTTGGGCGACTATGCCAGTGCCGAGCGCCTCATTGCCCTCGCAAAACCCAGCGGCCTGACTTGGTGGCTGACGGCAAAATTAATGATGCAAAAGGGCGATCAAGCCCAAGCCGCTAAGGCCTATGCCGAAGCGGTGCGCCATTTCCCAACGGATATGAACGCTACTGCCGCAACTGGCAGCCAACAGGATGCCCAGCAGCAGGCCATTGAAGCCGATGCCGAGCAAGCCACCTATTGCCGCATTCGCGCCGAGCAGGGCGTGCTATCCCTTGAACGGGGCGAATATGTCGATGCCCTAAGCCAACTGTTCGCCAGTGGTGATGAGTATTGGCAGGATATAGCCTATGTGGCCGAGCGCGTGCTCACCACCGCCGAGCTTAAGCTGTTTATCGACGAGCATGTGCCGGTAATGAACTTCGAGTATCCCAAGGACAGCGATTGGTACGACAGTGTCGAGCCACTCAACAATCGCCTACGTTACTTACTGGGTCGTCGCTTACTGCGTGAAGGCGCAACTGCCGAAGCGCCTGCTTATTTCAGTAATCCCACACTCAATGCCAATGTGCAGGAGTATGGCAAGGCACTGACCACAGCCAAGAGTAGCAAGGGCATTGAGAGCGCCCGCGCCTATTGGTCTGCCGCCGAACTCGCGCGTCATCAAGGCATGGAAATCTTAGGCTTTGAATTAGCGCCGGATTATTCGATTTACGCCGGGATGTTCGACCCAAGAGATTGGTATGCAGCGGATAAGCTCAGCCATAAAGAGCAGCAACGCATCAGCGCCAGCCAAGCGATTCCCGACAAACGCTTCCACTATCGCTACCAAGCTGCAGAACTTGCAAGCAAGGCCGCCGATCTCGTGCCCCACAACAGCCAAGCCTATGCGGCGTTATTGTGCCAAGCCACAGGTTGGGTGTTATATCGCGATGATGAACTCGCCCAACGCTACTATAAAAAATACGTCGCCAACGGCCCCTTTGTGCCTTGGGCGGAGAATTTTGGTACGCAGTGTGAAACCCCAGACTTTGACCGCGCCGCCGAACGGGAAAAAGCCAACCAAATCGCCCAGTGGAATGCGATTTACCACAAACTGAAAAAGCCCGTGGCCGTTAGCTTTGCCATCATCGCCGCCCTACTCGGCGCTTACGCGTGGCGCAGAAGAAAGCGTAAACAGTAA